Below is a genomic region from Prolixibacteraceae bacterium.
GGCTGGGTGATAATGATTGTTGGGACCTTCGGAATGCTAGGAAGTATCCCTGGTCAACCTTTTGGAGTTTCGGCATTTACAGATGCTTTAATGTCTGTAACCCATCTTACACGCAATGAAATAAGTTTGTATTATTTGATCGGAACTTTGTTTAGTGCATGCTGTTTACCTTTTGTTGGGATAATGTATGATCGATTTGGGGTTAGAATTGTAATGTTATCTGCGACAGTTGGATTGGCTTTAATTCAGGGGATATTATCGTATAGCGAATTTGTTATACAGATGTTAGGAGGAGGAACGTCGATTATGATTTATATGATTTTGGTGTTCTTTTCTATTCGCCTTCTAGGTCAAGGTACTATGGCTCTTGTGTCAAGGGCGATGATTATGAAATGGTTCGATCAAAAGAGAGGCGTTGCCAATGCTGTAAGCGGTACGATGGTAAGTGTAGGTTTCTCTATTGCACCTTCTATACTATTAACACTGCTTTATCTTTATGGGTGGGAGAAGTCTTATCGAATATTAGCAATATCATTAATGTGTTTGTCTGTAATTATCTTCTTCTTCTATGCAGACACCCCAGAAAAGTATCATTTACATCCTGATGGTGAAGCAGGATCTAATGTTTCAAAGTCTCTAAAAGGTCGAACAATTAAAGAGGCTTTGCGTACATATCCTTTTTGGATTATCTGTTTGGTAACTGGTTTCTGTAATTTCTTTATTGGAGGATTTACTTTTCATATCACTTCTATTGCAGAAGAGTTCCAATGGAGTAAGGATATGGTTGTAAACTTATTTATTTATGCAACTGCAATTTCTGTTTTTTGTGCATTGTTGGCCAATATTATAAGTGATTATGTTGCATCAAAGTATGTGTTAGCAGCTTGTGTTTTCGGAATATTAATTGCATCAATAGGACTGTTCATGAGGGGATATGCAGCGTATTATTGGTGTCTTGTAGTTGGTATTGCTATTTTCTCTGGATCTTTTACCGCTAGTGCAGCTGTACTTCATCCTCGTTTTTTTGGGCGAGCTAACCTTGGTCAGATAAGTGGTGTGAATATGACAGTTATGGTTGTGATGAGTGCTATTGCTCCATTTATATTTAGTTTGTGTCGTGAGGATATTGGAAGTTATATCTGGGCGGGGGCTATCTGTATGGTCATTTCGCTAATACTCCTTTTAGGGGCACTTTTTGTTCGTGACCCTAAAAGGTAGATTTGACTTGCAACCAATCATGCTATTCGTAAAATGAAGTGATGAAATCATATTTGCCTACCAATCTTCAAGATGGCTTGTATGTTCTCTTTTTTTATTGCGTAATTGATTCCTGAATTTCCTTAGTGTATATGCGAAGTGTTCTTTTATCGACACTTTTTTATTGCGATATATTTTTGCAAAAATACGTTCATGGATAGATCGTATTGTTTCATTTTTTGTTTTGTGAGCTAATAGCATGATGGAAGCTTCCCTCTTTGGAAGTTTATAAAGCCAATGATAGAGTTTTGTGAGATACTTTGGTGAATTGAATTTTCCCTCCTTAATCAATTGATAGAATGCATGTCGTTCGGAGTTGATATAAGTCTCTTTTCTTTTCGCAATTTTGGCAATAAGGAGCATTATTGTGTTAAAAATAAATTTTAGGGATAGAAGAATTAGGATTAGTCCCAGTAGTTTCCATTTGTTTTGTACTATAAAGCGAATCATCTTCTTCTTAAATGGAACTTTAGGTGTTGCAACGACCATTCGGGCCTGTTGTTTCTCGAGGCTATCAGCCATCGATGCAACAATTCCAAGTTGGGCATTTTTCTTGATGACGATATCAGAGGACATGCTGCTTTTCTCTTTGTAGTTTCCAAGGTATGGATTGAAGAAGGAGAGTTTTGTCCCTGGCATAACAAATTTCCCATTGTCAGTCAATAGGTATGAAAACTTCTCTATTCTTTTACTTATAACGCTACCACTTTCTTTGTCAATGTTTTGTTGGGTGAAATCTTGTGTCTTATATATTTTAGCGAACGGTACATCTTCCATCTCAATATATGGAATGAAATTAGGAATCGTTCCATAAGCAGTAATCGTTATTTCTCGTTCTAAGACATCTCCCTCGTTGAGGTTGCTAAAAGGTCTATTCCACTTATCTTGAATAAAGACATTGGATGAAACTATTGTTCGTTCATCTTGAGGTAAGGGGATGCTACGAAATGAAATCGTGTTTGTTGTAAGTTTTATTTTTGTCTCTTTATAACTGTTTCCTGTAGGAATGTATGCTGTTACTGGAACTTTAGGTATTTTGATAACTCCTGTTTCGTAAGGATATACCAGATAG
It encodes:
- a CDS encoding MFS transporter translates to MNRKIQFPINVSKYPFFYGWVIMIVGTFGMLGSIPGQPFGVSAFTDALMSVTHLTRNEISLYYLIGTLFSACCLPFVGIMYDRFGVRIVMLSATVGLALIQGILSYSEFVIQMLGGGTSIMIYMILVFFSIRLLGQGTMALVSRAMIMKWFDQKRGVANAVSGTMVSVGFSIAPSILLTLLYLYGWEKSYRILAISLMCLSVIIFFFYADTPEKYHLHPDGEAGSNVSKSLKGRTIKEALRTYPFWIICLVTGFCNFFIGGFTFHITSIAEEFQWSKDMVVNLFIYATAISVFCALLANIISDYVASKYVLAACVFGILIASIGLFMRGYAAYYWCLVVGIAIFSGSFTASAAVLHPRFFGRANLGQISGVNMTVMVVMSAIAPFIFSLCREDIGSYIWAGAICMVISLILLLGALFVRDPKR
- a CDS encoding BatD family protein, with protein sequence MVRKILYICVILCISTIAFGQKPFAKAYINRTQVYKTQPVRLTIKVYSPRWFTQGLQFDKLKVNDAFIVPFTQTLAGKEIVNRHSYAVLTFFYLVYPYETGVIKIPKVPVTAYIPTGNSYKETKIKLTTNTISFRSIPLPQDERTIVSSNVFIQDKWNRPFSNLNEGDVLEREITITAYGTIPNFIPYIEMEDVPFAKIYKTQDFTQQNIDKESGSVISKRIEKFSYLLTDNGKFVMPGTKLSFFNPYLGNYKEKSSMSSDIVIKKNAQLGIVASMADSLEKQQARMVVATPKVPFKKKMIRFIVQNKWKLLGLILILLSLKFIFNTIMLLIAKIAKRKETYINSERHAFYQLIKEGKFNSPKYLTKLYHWLYKLPKREASIMLLAHKTKNETIRSIHERIFAKIYRNKKVSIKEHFAYTLRKFRNQLRNKKREHTSHLEDW